In Paralichthys olivaceus isolate ysfri-2021 chromosome 13, ASM2471397v2, whole genome shotgun sequence, the following are encoded in one genomic region:
- the LOC138413591 gene encoding zonadhesin, which yields MCGLCGNISAVATEEKQSEWQPCKKCFTVCFFLVTFGRTDLCSACNSTRTAELASDNICGMLLSPAGSFGECHSAVDPEPFFQNCVNDLCISNGNEELFCRSLSEYTFACQGAGAEVKPWRSEKCSPSCPENSQYSICVSACPESCGISSDIHCPWPCYEGCQCESGYMQSGNGCIKPEQCGCFYHGHDYEFGEISWTEGCYTNSTMRCEPVSCPEGESCTLNNTWGCARKAMSCSLNSHFESCGTACPATCENPSALKPLHPGLRADLPVQLRVCVPLSQCGCNHNGASYHSNQTFWADEGCTEQCVCDPHTRQTRFNSDSCGPDENCSLQDEVRTCIPLAQKTCMYTGHHVITFDHHDYNLHCTCQYQLLGICEQKQGLAALKVHVQTDGHLASELHLEH from the exons ATGTGTGGCTTGTGTGGAAACATCAGTGCTGTTGCTACAGAAGAGAAACAGTCTGAATGGCAGCCATGCAAGAAATGTTTCACTGTTTGCTTCTTCCTGGTCACTTTCGGAAGAACGGATCTCTGTTCAGCATGCAACTCTACCAGGACAGCTGAATTAGCATCTGATAACATCTGTGGCATGCTGCTTTCTCCTGCAGGCTCATTTGGTGAATGCCACTCTGCTGTGGACCCAGAGCCCTTCTTTCAAAACTGTGTGAATGACTTGTGTATTTCTAATGGGAATGAAGAATTGTTTTGCAGGAGTCTGAGCGAATACACTTTTGCGTGCCAGGGGGCAGGAGCTGAAGTCAAACCATGGAGGAGTGAGAAGTGCT CACCTTCATGCCCTGAAAACTCTCAGTACAGTATATGTGTCAGTGCATGCCCTGAGTCCTGTGGTATTTCATCTGATATCCACTGTCCGTGGCCCTGTTATGAGGGATGTCAGTGTGAGTCCGGATACATGCAGAGTGGAAATGGCTGCATCAAACCTGAGCAATGTGGCTGTTTCTATCATGGGCACGACTATGAG TTTGGGGAGATATCATGGACTGAGGGATGCTACACCAATTCCACCATGCGCTGTGAGCCAGTCTCTTGCCCCGAGGGTGAGAGCTGCACCCTTAACAATACCTGGGGTTGTGCAAGGAAAG CCATGTCCTGCTCATTGAACAGCCATTTTGAGTCCTGTGGCACAGCCTGCCCTGCCACCTGTGAGAACCCATCTGCCTTAAAACCCCTGCACCCAGGCCTGCGTGCAGACCTGCCAGTGCAACTCCGGGTTTGTGTCCCCTTGTCCCAGTGTGGCTGCAATCACAATGGGGCAAGTTACCACAGCAACCAGACCTTCTGGGCTGATGAGGGATGCACTgaacagtgtgtctgtgacccCCACACCCGCCAGACAAGGTTCAATTCAGATTCATGTGGCCCTGATGAAAACTGCAGCCTTCAAGATGAAGTCAGAACCTGTATCCCCCTCGCGCAGAAGACTTGCATGTACACCGGACATCATGTGATCACCTTTGACCACCATGACTATAATTTACACTGCACCTGTCAGTACCAGTTGCTGGGCATATGTGAACAGAAGCAAGGGCTGGCTGCGCTTAAAGTTCAtgtacagacagatggacacCTAGCGTCAGAACTACACTTAGAACATTGA